In the genome of Vicia villosa cultivar HV-30 ecotype Madison, WI linkage group LG7, Vvil1.0, whole genome shotgun sequence, one region contains:
- the LOC131616505 gene encoding large ribosomal subunit protein P1z-like, translating to MSIGEVACSYSLMILHDDNIAVTGEKISTLLKAAKVDVESYWPNLFAKLAEKKNLDDLILNAAGGGAPASVSAPVAAASATTAAAPTEEKKEEPKEESDDDMGFSLFD from the exons atgTCGATCGGAGAGGTTGCTTGCAGCTACTCGCTTATGATCCTTCATGATGATAACATCGCAGTCACT GGTGAGAAAATCTCAACATTGTTGAAAGCTGCAAAGGTTGATGTTGAATCTTATTGGCCAAACTTGTTTGCCAAGCTTGCCGAGAAGAAAAACCTTGATGATTTGATTTTGAATGCTGCGGGAGGTGGGGCTCCTGCTTCTGTTTCAGCCCCAGTTGCTGCTGCTTCTGCCACGACAGCTGCCGCTCCAACTGAGGAGAAGAAG GAAGAACCAAAGGAAGAAAGTGATGATGACATGGGATTCAGCTTGTTTGATTAG
- the LOC131618250 gene encoding uncharacterized protein LOC131618250, translating to MGNCVFKGFHHGDFEDNNMVRIVTSNGGIMELYAPITVQCITNEFPHHGIFKNNCNILSKPLMKNEELHGGEVYYLLPLKKQFGETFETLTPYRMSTCDRSTSNNNNSNNIWSEHEVFPRYNSSGVWKVKLVISPEKLSEILSQESRTEALIESVRTVAKCGNGAAPSSVANSDQWSVSSSFKGSSLLEKFNLESSSSN from the coding sequence ATGGGTAACTGCGTATTCAAAGGCTTCCATCATGGAGATTTTGAAGACAACAACATGGTAAGAATTGTAACATCAAATGGAGGCATCATGGAACTATATGCCCCCATAACGGTCCAATGCATAACCAACGAGTTTCCACATCATGGAATCTTCAAAAACAATTGCAACATACTTTCTAAACCTCTCATGAAAAACGAAGAACTTCATGGTGGTGAAGTTTACTATCTTCTCCCTCTCAAGAAACAATTTGGTGAAACATTCGAAACGTTAACTCCGTATCGAATGTCCACGTGCGATAGGAGTACTAGCAACAATAATAATAGTAACAATATATGGTCTGAACATGAAGTGTTTCCGAGGTATAATAGTAGCGGGGTGTGGAAGGTGAAGTTGGTGATTAGTCCGGAGAAGTTGTCGGAGATTTTGTCGCAGGAGTCGAGGACGGAGGCGTTGATTGAGAGTGTAAGGACGGTGGCGAAGTGCGGGAATGGGGCGGCGCCGTCGTCGGTGGCAAACTCCGATCAATGGAGTGTTTCTAGTAGTTTTAAAGGTTCTAGTTTATTAGAGAAGTTTAATTTAGAATCTTCAAGTTCAAATTAG
- the LOC131618249 gene encoding subtilisin-like protease SBT1.9 has protein sequence MILHIHLSVLFSYITLFHLIFITLAQSENYIIHMNLSAMPESFTNHHTWYHSTLSSALQNSQLTTITNNLNSQISSKFIYTYTHVMNGFSANLSPKEHESLKTLPGYISSIPDLPVNLDTTYSPQFLGLNPNKGAWHDSDFGNNVIIGVIDTGVWPESDSFKDYGMTEVPSKWNGQCENSIHFNKSLCNKKLIGAKFFNKGLLAQNPNATLGLNSTRDTKGHGTHTSTTAAGSRVDKASFYGYANGTASGIASNSRVAMYKAIWENGAFSSDIIAAIDAAISDGVDVLSLSLGIQDVPLYEDPVAIATFAAVEKGVVVATSAGNDGPALKTIHNGTPWVITVAAGTMDRDFQGTLILGNGNKIIGLSLYIGEFSSNNVPIVFMGLCDSVNELKQVKSKIVVCEDKNGTSVSNQLYNLDVTQVFGAVLISNVTDVPYKKFLASIFVNPINGETVKDYIKNFNSKNTSSIASMSFEKTVFGTKPAPSVDSYSSRGPSNSCPFVLKPDITAPGTLILAAWPSNVHVMDSETSKDFNDFNMISGTSMACPHVAGAAALLKGAHKDWSPAAIRSAIMTTSDIFDNTKEHIKDIGNGNEVATPFALGAGHVNPNRALDPGLVYDVGVQDYVNLLCALNFTQQNITAITRSSFNDCSKPSLDLNYPSFIVFFDGGNSSSKTLHEFHRTVTNVGEGKTTYVASITPIKGFSVSVIPNKLVFHEKNEKLSFKLRIEVERMTNLEEVAFGYLSWMDEKHVVRSPIVITTIKLLKS, from the coding sequence ATGATTCTTCATATTCATCTATCTGTATTATTCTCCTACATTACACTCTTTCACCTCATTTTCATCACATTAGCTCAATCTGAAAACTATATCATCCACATGAACCTATCAGCCATGCCTGAATCATTCACAAACCATCACACTTGGTACCATTCAACTCTTTCTTCTGCATTACAAAATTCACAACTCACAACAATAACCAATAATCTCAACTCTCAAATTTCTTCCAAGTTTATTTACACCTACACACATGTCATGAATGGCTTCAGTGCTAATTTATCACCAAAAGAACATGAATCTCTCAAAACCCTACCAGGTTACATTTCTTCAATACCTGATTTACCTGTTAACCTTGACACAACCTACTCACCTCAATTCCTTGGTCTCAATCCAAACAAAGGCGCTTGGCACGACTCCGATTTCGGAAACAATGTAATTATCGGTGTAATCGACACCGGAGTTTGGCCAGAAAGTGATAGTTTCAAAGACTACGGAATGACTGAAGTTCCTTCAAAATGGAATGGACAATGTGAAAACAGCATCCATTTTAATAAATCACTTTGCAACAAAAAACTCATTGGTGCTAAATTCTTCAACAAAGGACTATTAGCCCAAAATCCAAACGCAACCTTAGGATTAAACTCCACACGTGACACAAAAGGCCATGGAACTCATACATCAACAACAGCAGCAGGAAGTAGAGTTGATAAAGCATCATTCTATGGTTATGCAAATGGAACTGCTTCTGGAATAGCTTCGAATTCGCGTGTTGCAATGTATAAAGCTATATGGGAAAATGGAGCCTTCTCATCTGATATAATAGCTGCAATTGACGCCGCAATATCAGACGGTGTCGATGTTCTTTCATTATCATTAGGTATTCAAGATGTACCGTTGTATGAAGACCCTGTAGCTATAGCAACGTTTGCAGCTGTGGAAAAAGGTGTTGTTGTTGCTACTTCAGCTGGAAATGATGGACCTGCCCTTAAAACTATTCACAATGGAACACCTTGGGTCATAACTGTTGCTGCTGGAACTATGGATAGAGATTTTCAAGGGACTCTTATACTTGGAAATGGTAACAAAATCATAGGTTTGTCTCTTTATATAGGAGAGTTTTCTTCTAACAATGTTCCAATTGTTTTCATGGGTTTATGTGATAGTGTTAATGAATTGAAACAAGTGAAAAGCAAGATTGTGGTGTGTGAAGACAAGAATGGAACTAGTGTCTCTAATCAACTCTATAATTTGGATGTAACACAAGTTTTTGGAGCAGTTTTGATTTCAAATGTCACAGATGTACCATATAAAAAGTTTTTAGCATCAATTTTTGTCAATCCAATCAATGGTGAGACTGTCAAAGATTACATCAAAAATTTTAACTCAAAAAACACTAGTTCTATAGCAAGTATGTCTTTCGAGAAAACCGTTTTTGGAACAAAACCAGCACCTAGTGTTGATTCTTATAGTTCAAGAGGTCCATCAAATAGTTGTCCATTTGTTTTGAAACCCGACATCACTGCGCCCGGAACTTTAATCTTAGCAGCATGGCCTTCAAATGTTCATGTGATGGATTCGGAAACTTCTAAAGATTTTAACGATTTCAATATGATAAGTGGAACATCTATGGCATGTCCTCATGTTGCAGGCGCAGCCGCGCTTTTAAAAGGCGCACACAAAGATTGGAGCCCCGCGGCTATTAGGTCAGCGATTATGACAACATCAGACATATTTGATAATACTAAAGAACATATCAAAGACATTGGAAATGGTAACGAAGTAGCAACGCCTTTTGCGCTGGGAGCTGGTCATGTTAATCCTAATAGAGCACTTGATCCTGGTCTTGTTTACGATGTGGGTGTACAAGATTATGTTAATCTTCTTTGTGCACTTAACTTCACACAACAAAACATCACTGCCATCACAAGATCATCTTTCAATGATTGCTCTAAACCTTCTTTGGATCTTAATTATCCTTCTTTTATTGTTTTCTTCGATGGTGGAAATTCTTCTTCGAAGACATTACATGAATTTCATAGAACAGTTACTAATGTTGGTGAAGGGAAAACAACTTATGTTGCTAGCATTACTCCTATTAAAGGTTTTAGTGTTAGTGTTATCCCAAACAAGTTAGTGTTTCATGAGAAGAATGAGAAGTTGAGCTTCAAGTTGAGGATTGAAGTTGAAAGAATGACAAATTTAGAGGAAGTGGCTTTTGGATATCTAAGTTGGATGGATGAGAAGCATGTAGTTAGGAGTCCTATTGTGATCACAACCATTAAACTACTGAAATCCTAG